In a single window of the Olivibacter sp. SDN3 genome:
- a CDS encoding glycosyl hydrolase translates to MINNKKKMILVLRLVMGVFFVVPFISLGQQKDLPSNMEFTQAHGYDESNPWMFWYWMHASFSREAITADLHAMKEVGIAGAYLAPIKGKTDPPLFEPAIETMSAEWWEILRYTMEEADRLGIKIALLPNDGFATAGGPWISPELSMQKVVWTDTTIAGEQRVAFRLPMPEAYEDYYEDIAVYAFPSKYNRRVREVPHVTTNTGADAQFLAVADNQKNFSSGEPCWIQYSYREEVFCRAIKIDIQGFNYQAGRLIVQVSNDGETFREVTRLVPPRAGWLDWDVGVTHAIEPIQAKYFRFVYDPIGSEPGGEDLDAAKWKPSLKLSGITLLSSPRIHQFEGKSGMVWRISEPTGNITQITEEKGIAQQDLIDLRPYMQADGELAWDAPAGEWTVLRMGHTSTGHKNETAGAGKGLECDKFNPEAVRLQFNGWFNKAVEIAGPELAARVLKIFHVDSWECGSQNWSPVFKEEFKKKRGYDPVHYLPAMAGYPVESMDTSERFLYDVRKTIAELINDQFFDTLADLVREKGAVFTAETTAPVMVTDGMEHFKKVDIPMGEFWLRSPSHDKLNDILDATSAAHVYGKSVVQAEAFTQIRMQWDEHPGNLKTLQDRNYALGINKLVYHVYVHNPWMDRKPGMTLDGIGLYFQRDQTWWRQGKAWVDYAARSQCLLQEGVPVADIAVFTGEELPRRAVLPDRLVETLPGVFGEERLEQEQIRLANEALPMQKIAGVTTSAHMVQPEHWVNPLNGYAYDSFNPDVLLNLAEVRDGQIVLPGGAAYKILVFPAKHAMQPNYQAMSLAVLQKLWNLVYKGATVVIADKPKTTLGLQANLKEEKELRQLAQQLWEGPFEEVIIDGQLLSVKKIGKGRLVKAPYLLHTFDQLGVPQDVIFTKKDGTSAYNLGYNHRKAGAKEIYFLTNQLAEEREVMVSLRVAGKVPVFFDAVNNEKKPVKQWKFNKGRTEIPVRLAANASLFILLEEPTDTETHHEGLNWEIFKEHSAIDGPWQVQFDPDFGGPDKPVIFEKLLDWSKHENPAVRYYSGSATYSKTFQWDGKASNVWLKLEELANIATVKINGKNCGTLWTAPYSVNVTTALKEGDNEIEIIVSNTWANRIIGDQSVSEDKRITHTTAPYRLGDQPLLKAGLIGRVIFLIEDMNN, encoded by the coding sequence ATGATAAACAATAAAAAGAAAATGATCTTGGTACTGCGGTTAGTGATGGGTGTTTTTTTTGTGGTGCCCTTTATTTCTTTGGGACAGCAAAAGGATCTGCCCTCGAATATGGAATTTACACAAGCTCATGGCTATGACGAGTCTAATCCATGGATGTTTTGGTATTGGATGCATGCCAGCTTTTCTAGAGAAGCAATTACAGCTGATCTACACGCGATGAAGGAGGTAGGTATTGCGGGAGCTTATCTCGCACCAATTAAAGGTAAAACAGACCCTCCTTTATTTGAACCTGCTATTGAAACCATGAGCGCCGAATGGTGGGAGATTTTACGTTATACGATGGAAGAAGCTGATCGTTTGGGTATAAAAATAGCCTTACTGCCGAATGATGGCTTCGCCACTGCTGGAGGTCCGTGGATAAGCCCAGAGCTTTCTATGCAGAAGGTGGTATGGACTGATACGACGATCGCAGGGGAGCAACGGGTAGCTTTTCGGTTGCCAATGCCCGAAGCGTATGAAGATTATTACGAAGATATTGCGGTCTATGCTTTTCCAAGCAAATACAATCGTCGGGTACGGGAAGTCCCTCACGTGACGACCAATACCGGTGCCGACGCACAGTTTTTAGCAGTCGCAGACAATCAAAAAAACTTTAGCAGTGGAGAACCCTGTTGGATACAGTATAGTTATCGAGAAGAAGTCTTTTGTAGAGCGATAAAGATTGATATACAAGGTTTTAACTATCAAGCGGGTCGTTTGATTGTTCAGGTAAGCAACGATGGGGAAACCTTTCGGGAAGTTACCCGTTTGGTCCCTCCCAGGGCGGGTTGGCTGGATTGGGATGTGGGAGTAACGCACGCTATTGAACCCATACAAGCTAAATATTTTCGTTTTGTCTACGATCCGATAGGGAGCGAGCCGGGTGGCGAAGATTTAGACGCGGCGAAGTGGAAACCCAGCTTAAAATTGTCAGGTATAACCCTCTTATCTTCGCCTCGCATCCACCAATTTGAAGGCAAATCAGGAATGGTATGGCGGATCAGTGAACCGACTGGTAATATAACCCAGATCACAGAAGAGAAAGGAATTGCACAGCAAGACTTAATTGATCTGCGCCCATATATGCAGGCCGATGGAGAGCTGGCTTGGGATGCACCGGCAGGTGAATGGACTGTTTTGCGGATGGGACATACGTCCACCGGTCATAAAAATGAGACGGCAGGGGCGGGAAAAGGGTTAGAATGTGATAAGTTTAACCCGGAGGCAGTAAGGTTGCAGTTCAATGGCTGGTTTAATAAGGCTGTAGAGATTGCTGGCCCTGAATTGGCTGCCCGCGTGTTGAAAATTTTTCACGTTGATAGCTGGGAATGCGGAAGCCAGAATTGGTCGCCTGTATTTAAAGAAGAGTTTAAGAAAAAAAGGGGATACGACCCCGTACATTACTTACCCGCGATGGCTGGATATCCTGTTGAGAGTATGGATACTTCTGAACGCTTTCTATACGATGTAAGGAAAACCATCGCAGAACTAATAAACGATCAGTTTTTTGATACACTGGCTGATTTAGTCCGTGAAAAAGGTGCAGTTTTTACAGCTGAAACAACGGCGCCCGTGATGGTTACAGATGGTATGGAGCATTTTAAGAAGGTTGACATTCCCATGGGTGAATTTTGGCTGCGGAGTCCCTCACATGATAAACTTAACGACATTTTGGATGCGACATCTGCGGCACATGTGTATGGGAAGTCTGTGGTACAGGCCGAGGCCTTCACGCAGATACGTATGCAATGGGACGAGCATCCCGGCAACTTGAAGACCTTACAAGATCGTAACTACGCTTTAGGTATTAATAAACTGGTTTATCATGTTTATGTACATAATCCCTGGATGGATAGAAAGCCTGGGATGACGCTCGATGGCATAGGACTCTATTTCCAACGTGATCAAACTTGGTGGAGGCAAGGGAAAGCATGGGTCGACTACGCAGCCAGGAGCCAGTGCTTATTGCAAGAAGGTGTACCTGTTGCTGATATTGCGGTATTTACTGGAGAAGAGTTGCCAAGAAGAGCTGTTTTGCCTGATCGGTTGGTGGAAACCTTGCCAGGAGTGTTTGGTGAGGAAAGGCTTGAACAAGAGCAGATACGTTTAGCTAATGAAGCCTTGCCTATGCAGAAAATTGCAGGAGTAACAACAAGTGCACATATGGTACAGCCAGAGCATTGGGTTAACCCATTGAATGGGTATGCGTACGATTCTTTTAACCCCGATGTACTCTTAAATTTAGCTGAGGTAAGGGACGGACAAATAGTGTTGCCCGGAGGAGCTGCATACAAAATATTGGTTTTTCCTGCTAAGCACGCCATGCAACCCAATTATCAGGCGATGAGTTTAGCTGTGCTTCAAAAGCTGTGGAACTTGGTGTACAAGGGGGCAACGGTTGTAATAGCTGATAAACCGAAAACCACACTGGGTTTGCAGGCGAATCTTAAGGAAGAAAAAGAATTAAGACAATTGGCACAGCAATTATGGGAAGGGCCATTTGAAGAGGTCATTATAGATGGCCAACTATTAAGTGTAAAAAAAATAGGAAAAGGACGCCTTGTGAAAGCTCCTTATCTACTCCATACCTTTGATCAATTAGGGGTGCCGCAAGACGTGATTTTTACAAAAAAGGATGGAACATCAGCATATAATCTGGGCTACAATCACCGTAAAGCGGGAGCAAAGGAAATTTACTTTTTAACTAATCAATTGGCGGAAGAAAGGGAAGTAATGGTATCCTTAAGGGTGGCGGGAAAAGTACCGGTATTCTTTGACGCAGTAAACAATGAAAAGAAACCAGTCAAACAATGGAAATTTAACAAAGGGCGTACCGAGATTCCGGTTCGATTGGCGGCTAATGCTTCGCTATTCATTTTGTTGGAAGAGCCTACAGATACGGAAACACACCATGAGGGCTTAAACTGGGAAATATTTAAAGAGCATAGCGCTATTGACGGCCCGTGGCAAGTGCAGTTTGATCCGGATTTTGGAGGACCTGATAAGCCTGTAATTTTTGAAAAGCTGCTCGACTGGAGTAAGCATGAAAATCCAGCTGTCCGTTACTATTCAGGTTCTGCTACTTACAGTAAAACCTTTCAGTGGGACGGCAAAGCGTCTAATGTGTGGCTGAAATTGGAAGAATTAGCCAATATTGCAACCGTTAAAATCAACGGGAAAAATTGTGGAACACTTTGGACCGCCCCCTATAGCGTGAATGTAACGACAGCGTTGAAAGAAGGTGATAATGAGATAGAAATCATCGTGAGTAATACATGGGCAAATCGAATAATAGGTGATCAGTCTGTGTCCGAAGACAAACGTATTACCCATACTACAGCACCGTACCGTCTTGGTGATCAACCCTTGTTAAAAGCCGGACTAATAGGTCGGGTAATATTTTTGATAGAAGATATGAACAATTAA
- the fucP gene encoding L-fucose:H+ symporter permease: METIIEPVSHVDPREATSKNPYLLPFILVTSLFFLWGMAHNLDSILIPHLKKACNLSNMQSALVDTAVFFAYFIMALPAGILLKRLGYKQCMVLGLLIFATGAYLFVPAADWLSYPLFLFALFVIGCGLTILETTANPYAAMLGTPSNATGRLNLAASFNGLAAMVAPIIGANFILSGKEYTTEALAAMSNVDRTGYFMEEASSVKIPYIILGSTLLLFAIVFCFVRFPEMKVPTAQTAKGGFFSVLRHRHLFLAVVSQFFYVGAQVCVTSFFIRMAQQGAGVDEKTAGYYLGVYGFLFMLGRFVGTLLMRFIKAGHLLMTYAIIAMGLCTIAVLGQGIYVVYALGLIGFFMSIMFPTIFALGIVGLGEDTKTASSWLIMAIVGGAVLPYVMGGLIDYYQDNTQLGYIVPLCCFGVIFHYGWSGYKLKGDRLLKQ, from the coding sequence ATGGAAACAATAATAGAACCGGTAAGCCACGTAGATCCGAGGGAAGCAACGTCTAAGAATCCGTATCTGCTGCCATTTATATTGGTAACGAGCTTGTTTTTTCTATGGGGAATGGCGCATAACCTGGATTCGATTCTTATTCCACATTTAAAAAAAGCCTGCAACCTGAGTAATATGCAGTCGGCATTGGTAGATACTGCAGTGTTTTTTGCTTATTTTATTATGGCTTTGCCTGCTGGAATATTATTAAAACGATTAGGTTATAAACAATGTATGGTATTGGGATTGCTCATATTTGCTACTGGGGCATATCTGTTTGTGCCGGCAGCGGACTGGTTAAGTTATCCACTGTTTTTGTTTGCACTTTTTGTAATTGGTTGTGGGCTAACTATTCTGGAAACTACTGCAAATCCCTATGCTGCAATGCTAGGGACACCATCCAACGCTACCGGCCGCCTGAATCTGGCGGCATCATTTAATGGTTTGGCAGCGATGGTTGCTCCGATTATTGGAGCAAATTTCATTTTGTCGGGCAAAGAATATACCACCGAGGCACTCGCTGCGATGTCAAATGTAGATCGTACAGGCTATTTTATGGAAGAGGCCTCTTCTGTGAAAATACCCTATATTATTTTGGGCTCTACGCTACTCCTCTTTGCGATAGTATTTTGTTTTGTCCGTTTTCCCGAAATGAAGGTGCCGACGGCACAAACTGCGAAAGGAGGTTTTTTTTCTGTGCTGAGGCATAGACATCTGTTTTTGGCAGTAGTGTCGCAGTTTTTTTATGTAGGGGCACAGGTCTGTGTAACAAGTTTTTTTATACGTATGGCTCAGCAGGGAGCTGGTGTAGATGAAAAAACAGCTGGGTACTATTTAGGGGTTTATGGCTTTTTATTTATGCTGGGAAGGTTTGTCGGAACGCTCTTAATGCGCTTTATAAAAGCTGGGCATCTGCTGATGACATACGCCATTATTGCAATGGGACTATGTACTATTGCCGTGCTGGGCCAAGGAATATATGTTGTATATGCTCTCGGCCTGATTGGCTTTTTCATGTCGATCATGTTTCCTACCATCTTTGCACTAGGCATTGTTGGACTGGGAGAAGATACCAAAACAGCTTCATCTTGGTTAATTATGGCTATTGTAGGAGGTGCTGTTCTCCCTTATGTTATGGGTGGGTTAATAGACTATTATCAGGATAACACCCAATTAGGATACATTGTACCTCTTTGTTGCTTCGGAGTTATCTTCCATTACGGCTGGAGCGGGTATAAACTAAAAGGTGATCGGTTATTAAAGCAATAA
- a CDS encoding MaoC/PaaZ C-terminal domain-containing protein: MYFKSIFFEDYRLNTKRTTLGRTLTETDFVVHAGHTGDFFPHHLDAEWCKTQSFGQRIAHGTMVFSIGIGLTASEINPEAFSKGYDRLRFVKPVFIGDTIHSEVTISKKDTAKNPAYGTITEHVEVINQRGEVVLVADHILLAKRKE, encoded by the coding sequence ATGTATTTTAAATCCATTTTTTTTGAAGACTATCGGTTAAATACGAAGCGAACAACCCTTGGACGGACACTCACGGAAACCGATTTTGTAGTACATGCCGGTCATACAGGCGACTTTTTCCCACACCACTTAGATGCCGAATGGTGCAAAACCCAGTCCTTCGGCCAGCGGATTGCGCATGGTACGATGGTATTCAGTATTGGTATCGGATTAACTGCTTCAGAAATCAATCCCGAGGCCTTTTCTAAGGGGTACGATCGCTTACGCTTTGTTAAGCCGGTATTTATCGGAGACACTATTCATTCAGAAGTAACTATAAGCAAAAAAGATACTGCGAAGAATCCTGCCTATGGTACGATTACCGAGCATGTAGAGGTGATCAATCAGAGAGGCGAAGTGGTATTGGTAGCGGATCATATATTGTTGGCAAAAAGAAAAGAATAA
- a CDS encoding Gfo/Idh/MocA family protein produces the protein MEIDYKPILPKKTLPIVIIGAGGIVGDAHLPAYRKAGFEVVGITNRSRAKAEKLADQFGIPRVYDNITEAVKDSPADTIYDVTIMPPQFVPTLKQLPDKSAVLMQKPMGDCFSQSREILQVCREKQLDAAINCQLRVAPFVSAARCLIDSGSIGEVYDMEVKVTVQTPWELFPLVKIHPRLEIQYHSIHYVDLIRSFFGAPKSVMAKTLKHPTKNLSSSRSTIIMDYGDTLRAVINTNHDHDFGPTQQESYIKWEGTNGAIKVKMGLLMDYPHGVPDAFDYCLLDEDGPPQWQQLPIEGSWFPDAFIGSMSALMRYKSGESTVLGARVEDVMRTMAVVEAAYQCSDGGGTLIENNF, from the coding sequence ATGGAAATTGATTATAAACCGATTCTACCTAAAAAAACCTTGCCTATTGTTATTATAGGTGCTGGAGGGATCGTTGGCGATGCCCATTTGCCTGCATATAGAAAAGCGGGATTCGAAGTGGTTGGAATTACTAACCGCAGTCGGGCAAAAGCTGAGAAATTGGCCGATCAATTTGGTATACCAAGGGTATATGATAATATTACTGAAGCCGTAAAGGATAGCCCCGCAGATACCATATACGATGTAACCATTATGCCCCCGCAGTTTGTACCTACCCTAAAGCAACTGCCCGATAAAAGTGCAGTGCTCATGCAGAAGCCCATGGGCGATTGTTTTTCACAGAGCAGGGAGATCTTGCAGGTATGCCGGGAAAAACAGCTAGATGCCGCCATCAATTGCCAATTACGTGTTGCCCCCTTTGTAAGTGCCGCAAGGTGCCTGATCGATAGCGGATCTATTGGCGAAGTATATGACATGGAAGTGAAGGTAACCGTACAGACACCGTGGGAGCTATTTCCTTTAGTAAAAATACACCCTCGACTCGAAATTCAATACCATAGTATTCATTACGTCGACTTAATTCGCTCTTTCTTCGGAGCCCCCAAAAGTGTCATGGCTAAGACCTTGAAGCATCCAACCAAAAACCTCTCGTCTTCCAGGTCTACCATTATAATGGACTATGGCGATACCTTGCGTGCGGTAATCAATACCAATCACGATCATGATTTTGGACCGACACAGCAGGAAAGCTATATCAAGTGGGAAGGAACTAATGGTGCTATCAAAGTAAAAATGGGCCTGTTAATGGATTACCCTCACGGAGTGCCAGATGCCTTTGATTATTGCTTACTTGATGAAGATGGACCTCCACAATGGCAACAGCTGCCAATTGAGGGATCGTGGTTTCCCGATGCTTTTATAGGTAGTATGTCGGCACTTATGCGTTACAAAAGTGGAGAATCGACGGTTTTAGGTGCTCGTGTGGAAGATGTGATGAGAACCATGGCAGTGGTTGAAGCGGCATACCAATGTAGTGACGGGGGAGGTACCCTGATTGAAAATAATTTTTAA
- a CDS encoding glycoside hydrolase family 127 protein, with protein sequence MRRFLIGIWLLLSLVLAVKAQKRPLVNTSNSPFAKLKPLDMHAVQWTSGFWAERFEMGKKKMVPQLWKVYNDAEISHAYKNFEIAAGLDTGSHQGPSFHDGDYYKMLEAVASLYATTKNPQLDTMMDQVIETIARSQREDGYIYTLSMIEQRKTGKRNQFEDRLSFEAYNIGHLMTAACIHYRATGKRNLLEVAVKATDYLYKFYKTASPTLARNAICPSHYMGVVEMYRTLGDERYIDLAKHLIDIKGAINDGTDDNQDRIPFREQEKVMGHAVRANYLYAGVADVYAETGDSTLLDQLCKMWEDVTSHKMYITGGCGSLYDGVSPDGTSYNPAEVQKIHQAYGRDYQLPNFTAHNETCANIGNMLWNWRMLQLTGDAKYMDVFELALYNSVLSGISLDGKRFLYTNPLAYSDSLPFEQRWSKDRVEYISLSNCCPPNTVRTLTQIHNYAYNISEEGLWVNLYSGNELHTNLLDGSKVMLRQQTEYPWNGEVELFLEEVPDHAFSFFLRIPGWTETASVKINGEVLDRDVSPGSYLEINRLWKEGDRISLVLPMEAVLMQANPLVEENRNQVAVKRGPLVYCLESVDLPEGDSIFDVVIPAAARFSPQMEMVENSKLLYLRGEAQLIDKQKNWDGKLYRKLAGDESRQLLINLVPYFAWGNRGHTDMTVWMPVR encoded by the coding sequence ATGAGAAGATTCTTGATAGGGATATGGCTGCTGTTAAGCTTAGTTTTGGCAGTGAAGGCGCAGAAAAGGCCATTAGTGAATACCTCAAACAGCCCTTTTGCTAAATTAAAGCCTCTTGATATGCATGCTGTGCAGTGGACTTCTGGTTTTTGGGCCGAGCGCTTTGAAATGGGCAAAAAAAAGATGGTGCCGCAATTGTGGAAGGTTTATAATGATGCCGAAATTAGTCATGCGTATAAAAATTTTGAGATAGCTGCAGGACTCGACACGGGAAGTCATCAGGGACCGTCTTTTCATGATGGCGACTATTACAAAATGTTAGAAGCTGTGGCAAGTTTGTATGCAACTACGAAAAATCCACAATTGGATACCATGATGGATCAGGTTATCGAAACAATAGCCCGCTCTCAGCGGGAAGATGGGTATATCTATACCTTATCTATGATTGAACAGCGTAAGACGGGCAAAAGAAATCAGTTCGAAGATCGTTTGAGTTTTGAAGCATATAACATCGGTCATTTGATGACAGCTGCCTGCATACATTATCGGGCTACCGGCAAGCGCAACCTCTTGGAGGTGGCAGTAAAAGCGACTGATTATCTCTATAAGTTTTATAAAACAGCGTCTCCGACTTTGGCACGTAATGCCATTTGTCCATCACACTATATGGGAGTGGTAGAGATGTACCGTACCCTGGGCGACGAGCGTTATATAGATCTGGCTAAACACCTTATTGATATTAAAGGAGCTATAAATGATGGAACAGATGATAATCAAGACCGGATTCCTTTTCGCGAACAAGAAAAAGTGATGGGCCATGCGGTGAGAGCCAATTATTTATACGCTGGTGTTGCGGATGTTTATGCCGAGACGGGCGATTCAACCTTGCTGGATCAGCTGTGTAAAATGTGGGAGGATGTAACTTCTCATAAAATGTACATCACCGGGGGGTGTGGATCTTTATATGATGGTGTTTCGCCAGATGGTACTTCATACAACCCGGCAGAAGTACAAAAGATACATCAGGCTTATGGTAGAGACTACCAGTTGCCCAATTTTACTGCTCATAACGAAACTTGTGCGAATATTGGCAATATGTTATGGAACTGGAGGATGTTACAACTTACCGGTGACGCAAAATACATGGATGTGTTCGAGCTGGCGCTCTACAACAGCGTGCTATCGGGTATTAGTTTAGACGGAAAGCGATTTTTATATACCAATCCATTGGCTTATTCCGATAGCCTTCCTTTTGAGCAGCGTTGGTCAAAAGACCGGGTAGAATACATATCGCTGTCAAACTGTTGTCCACCTAATACGGTACGTACGTTAACCCAAATACATAATTATGCATATAATATTTCAGAAGAAGGCTTATGGGTGAACTTATACAGTGGGAATGAGCTGCACACAAATTTGCTAGATGGTTCCAAGGTCATGTTACGTCAACAGACCGAATACCCGTGGAATGGAGAGGTAGAATTGTTTTTGGAAGAAGTTCCCGATCATGCTTTTTCGTTTTTTCTGAGGATTCCCGGATGGACAGAAACGGCATCTGTGAAAATTAATGGAGAAGTGCTGGATCGCGATGTGTCACCGGGAAGTTATTTGGAAATTAATCGACTTTGGAAAGAGGGCGATAGGATAAGTTTGGTATTGCCAATGGAGGCTGTATTGATGCAGGCGAACCCTTTGGTAGAGGAAAATCGTAACCAGGTAGCAGTGAAAAGAGGACCCTTAGTATACTGTTTGGAATCGGTAGATTTACCCGAAGGTGATAGTATTTTCGACGTAGTGATACCCGCAGCTGCCCGGTTTTCGCCGCAAATGGAAATGGTTGAAAATAGCAAACTCCTTTATCTACGAGGTGAAGCCCAATTGATAGATAAACAAAAGAATTGGGATGGGAAATTATATAGGAAGCTAGCGGGAGATGAATCCCGGCAGCTGTTAATAAATCTTGTCCCATATTTTGCCTGGGGTAACAGAGGACATACAGACATGACCGTGTGGATGCCGGTGAGGTGA
- a CDS encoding CaiB/BaiF CoA-transferase family protein: MKPLADYLVLDFSQFLSGPSAGLRLADLGARVIKVEKPVSGDICRQLYTSDVVMNGDSSVFHAINRNKEGFAADLKQPTDVSLVKKMITNADVLIHNFRPGVMERLGFSYAEVSKINPSIIYGEISGYGSDGPWRDRPGQDLLLQSLTGLTWLSGNADDGPVPMGLSIVDMLAGANLVQGILACLINRGIRQKGAQVQVSMLASAYDFQMETITTYYHDGGALPARTKTNNAHAYLGAPYGTYKTKNGYIALAMGSIPQLGELLKCQPLTAYTAVADAFDKRDEIKEILSKQLRNESTEHWLAILESADVWCADVMTWDRLLAHEGFQALDMLQEVSMQDGYRYQTTRCPIRIDGEKLLSGIGSPIIGQDNEKILKELENSV, translated from the coding sequence ATGAAACCTCTAGCGGATTATTTAGTACTCGATTTCAGCCAATTCCTTTCCGGACCTTCGGCTGGCCTGCGCTTGGCTGATTTAGGAGCGCGAGTGATAAAAGTTGAAAAACCGGTATCAGGAGATATCTGTAGGCAATTATACACTTCAGATGTCGTGATGAACGGAGACTCTTCGGTTTTTCACGCGATTAATCGTAATAAAGAAGGTTTTGCTGCCGACCTAAAACAGCCAACAGACGTTTCCCTGGTAAAAAAAATGATCACCAACGCCGATGTGCTTATCCATAATTTTCGTCCTGGTGTAATGGAACGCTTAGGTTTTAGCTATGCGGAAGTTTCCAAAATAAATCCATCAATTATTTACGGAGAGATCTCGGGCTACGGTTCGGATGGTCCCTGGCGAGATAGACCGGGACAGGACTTATTGCTACAATCACTTACTGGACTAACTTGGTTAAGCGGAAATGCCGATGATGGACCTGTACCTATGGGGCTTTCTATTGTGGATATGTTGGCTGGAGCCAATTTGGTACAAGGCATATTGGCCTGTTTGATTAATAGGGGCATTAGACAAAAGGGCGCACAGGTACAGGTAAGTATGTTGGCGTCTGCATATGATTTTCAAATGGAAACCATTACTACTTATTACCATGATGGAGGAGCTTTACCCGCCCGTACCAAAACCAACAATGCACATGCTTATCTTGGCGCACCCTATGGTACTTACAAAACAAAAAATGGCTATATCGCACTGGCCATGGGAAGTATTCCGCAATTGGGAGAATTGCTCAAATGTCAACCGCTAACAGCCTATACAGCTGTTGCCGATGCTTTTGACAAGAGAGATGAAATCAAGGAAATATTGAGCAAACAGCTGAGGAACGAAAGTACAGAACACTGGCTGGCAATTTTGGAATCTGCGGATGTATGGTGTGCCGATGTGATGACTTGGGACCGTTTATTGGCCCATGAAGGTTTTCAGGCACTGGACATGTTACAAGAAGTCAGTATGCAAGATGGTTATCGTTATCAGACAACGCGATGTCCGATCCGTATTGATGGCGAAAAACTTCTTTCGGGTATCGGCTCACCTATTATTGGACAGGATAATGAAAAAATACTAAAAGAACTTGAAAACAGCGTCTGA